The following proteins come from a genomic window of Trifolium pratense cultivar HEN17-A07 linkage group LG4, ARS_RC_1.1, whole genome shotgun sequence:
- the LOC123881749 gene encoding protein NLP2 — protein MEYGGGLVGDGGVFGNMVGGGGEATDMIEELLVDGCWIEASENNMMRMQSQTQTHYMSTNNNNNNNNIPIGMGEGDHFNNHHHNQIECNVPTDHDDDQESGFVVGKRWWIGPRANPGPSTSVKERLVVAVGYLKEYTKNSSNNVLIQIWVPALRRRSPLLIHNHYLHESSSSAPVSVNPNTNVHVRFFRSHEYPRHQQQQYGSLFALPVFERGSGTCLGVIEFVITNQTVVNYRPQLDHLSNALEAVDFRSSHNINIPSAVKVFEELYEAAVNEIVEVLASVCKTHNLPLALTWAPCIQQQGGGVRGKGTAGPAGCGVSVAVPTDQMNNNQMMMNCVSTVDSACYVGDMEVLGFQEVCSEYHLFNGQGIVGTAFTTTKPCFAIDITAFSKAEYPLAHHANMFGLHAAVAIPLRSVYTGSAADFVLEFFLPKDCRDPEQQKHMLNSLSLVVQQACRSLHLHVVMDDTDNANHHDHDQDQFTFPTTTTNNYMPSSASDAATASLSQVDATSGCSTKDTSSSCSWIAHMMEAQHKGKGVSVSLEYLQEPKEEFKVTTCNWDREREGNSVFSEFGQVLQHDQSSNSRASVEAGEESGGCGVGGGRRSSSSSSGRKSGDKRRTKAEKTISLPVLRQYFAGSLKDAAKSIGVCPTTLKRICRQHGITRWPSRKIKKVGHSLKKLQLVIDSVQGAEGAIQIGSFYASFPELSTATANGGGGGGGGGDHNNVNNSFYNSHGDGVVNGLKSPPSACSQTHAAGNKLITANIINGDHHHHHHVMMTENPAAPLGADALMMHGSNINIQNYQQLQEDQDTKQLLLHFNNNNQTLPPRPTAGAWNNNNNSSSSGLLERGAFRVKATFADEKIRFSLQAMWGFRDLQLEIARRFNLNDMNNLVLKYLDDEGEWVVLSCDADLEECKDLHTSSHTRTIRLSLFQASPLNLPNNFVRNSSSSPSS, from the exons ATGGAATATGGTGGCGGCCTAGTCGGAGACGGTGGTGTGTTTGGGAACATGgtgggaggaggaggagaagcAACAGATATGATTGAGGAGCTGTTGGTAGATGGTTGTTGGATTGAAGCAAGTGAGAATAATATGATGAGGATGCAGTCGCAGACGCAGACACACTACATGAgtaccaataataataataataataataatattccaaTTGGAATGGGAGAGGGAGACCACTTTaataatcatcatcataatcaaatTGAATGCAATGTTCCAACAGATCATGATGATGATCAAGAAAGTGGTTTTGTTGTTGGGAAGAGATGGTGGATTGGCCCTAGGGCTAATCCAGGTCCATCAACTTCTGTCAAAGAGAGATTAGTAGTAGCTGTTGGTTACTTAAAAGAGTACACAAAGAATTCTTCAAACAACGTTCTCATTCAGATATGGGTACCAGCTCTAAGGAGGAGATCACCTCTTCTAATTCACAATCACTACTTGCACGAGTCTTCATCATCTGCTCCAGTTTCTGTTAATCCAAACACGAATGTTCATGTTCGTTTCTTCAGAAGCCATGAGTATCCGCGGCATCAGCAGCAGCAATATGGATCTCTTTTTGCACTTCCCGTTTTTGAAAGAGGAAGCGGAACATGCCTCGGTGTGATTGAGTTTGTTATCACCAACCAAACTGTTGTCAATTACCGTCCACAACTTGATCATCTCTCCAATGCTCTTGAG GCTGTTGATTTTAGGAGTAGTCACAACATCAATATTCCATCGGCAGTAAAG GTATTTGAGGAGTTGTACGAAGCTGCTGTGAACGAGATCGTAGAGGTGTTGGCATCGGTGTGCAAGACGCACAATTTGCCATTGGCACTAACATGGGCTCCTTGCATACAACAACAAGGAGGAGGAGTTAGAGGAAAAGGAACCGCCGGTCCAGCAGGATGCGGTGTTTCAGTCGCAGTTCCAACCGATCAAATGAATAATAATCAGATGATGATGAATTGTGTTTCCACCGTTGATTCAGCTTGTTATGTTGGTGACATGGAGGTATTGGGATTCCAAGAAGTGTGCAGTGAGTATCACCTTTTCAATGGACAAGGAATAGTAGGAACAGCCTTCACAACAACCAAACCTTGTTTTGCTATTGACATTACTGCCTTCAGCAAAGCCGAATACCCACTTGCTCACCACGCTAACATGTTTGGCTTACACGCCGCGGTTGCAATTCCACTTAGGAGTGTCTACACCGGATCCGCTGCTGATTTTGTTTTGGAGTTTTTCCTTCCTAAAGATTGTCGTGATCCCGAACAACAGAAACACATGCTCAACTCATTATCCCTAGTTGTTCAGCAAGCTTGTAGAAGCTTGCATTTGCATGTGGTCATGGATGATACTGACAATGCTAATCATCATGATCATGACCAAGATCAATTCACCttcccaacaacaacaacaaataattaCATGCCTTCTTCTGCTTCTGATGCTGCTACTGCATCACTGTCACAAGTTGATGCAACATCAGGTTGCTCAACAAAAGACACATCATCATCATGTTCTTGGATTGCACACATGATGGAGGCACAACACAAAGGAAAAGGTGTGTCGGTGTCTTTGGAATATCTTCAAGAGCCTAAAGAAGAGTTCAAAGTCACAACATGCAACTGGGACAGAGAGAGGGAGGGCAATTCTGTCTTTTCAGAATTCGGCCAAGTTCTGCAGCATGACCAGAGCAGTAATTCAAGAGCAAGTGTTGAAGCTGGGGAAGAATCTGGTGGATGCGGTGTTGGTGGTGGTCGTCGGTCATCTTCTTCTTCCAGTGGGAGAAAGTCAGGTGACAAGCGAAGAACCAAGGCGGAGAAGACTATTAGCTTGCCGGTTCTGAGACAATACTTTGCCGGAAGCCTAAAAGACGCCGCAAAGAGCATCGGTG TATGTCCTACCACTCTGAAAAGGATATGCAGACAGCATGGGATTACAAGATGGCCTTCAAGGAAAATAAAGAAAGTGGGACACTCTTTGAAGAAGCTTCAACTGGTGATTGATTCCGTTCAAGGCGCCGAGGGTGCGATACAGATTGGCTCTTTCTATGCAAGCTTTCCAGAGTTGAGCACTGCAACTGctaatggtggtggtggtggtggtggtggtggtgatcaTAACAACGTTAACAACAGCTTCTATAACAGCCATGGAGATGGGGTAGTTAATGGTTTGAAATCTCCACCCTCTGCTTGCAGTCAGACACATGCAGCAGGAAACAAACTTATCACCGCTAACATCATTAATGgagatcatcatcatcatcatcatgttaTGATGACAGAAAACCCTGCAGCTCCTTTAGGAGCTGATGCATTAATGATGCATGGATCCAATATCAATATCCAAAATTACCAGCAGCTGCAGGAGGATCAGGATACTAAACAATTACTGCTACATTTCAACAATAACAATCAAACCCTACCTCCAAGGCCAACTGCAGGAGCTtggaacaacaacaataattcatcatcatcaggaCTACTAGAAAGGGGTGCTTTCAGAGTGAAGGCGACATTCGCGGATGAAAAGATTCGGTTTAGTTTGCAAGCAATGTGGGGTTTTAGAGATTTGCAGCTTGAGATTGCAAGGCGTTTCAACCTAAATgatatgaataatttggttCTAAAGTATTTGGATGATGAAGGTGAATGGGTTGTATTATCATGTGATGCTGATCTTGAAGAATGTAAAGACTTGCACACATCTTCTCACACACGTACCATTAGACTCTCACTATTTCAAGCTTCACCTCTCAATCTACCAAACAACTTCGTCCGCAACAGTAGCAGCAGTCCATCCTCCTAG
- the LOC123923362 gene encoding pentatricopeptide repeat-containing protein At1g06710, mitochondrial isoform X1: protein MSMRRNREFKTLLSRSHQFSTSSSSSPHTLHGLHHPSDATFSHNTPTTPTPTPDHHHLSQDYAFLRNTLLSSTPQPTLSSGEFPNDDVVLISNAIKTGLDIQKNQIFRHFRGRLNESLVVQVMDNVKNHDLCVKFFLWAGRQIGYTHTPLVFDKLLELLGCNGNGNANGNGNDRVPLKFLMEIRDDDRELLRRLLNFLVRKCCRNGWWNMALEELGRLKDFGYKPSQTTYNALVQVFLRADKLDTAYLVKKEMLNYGYVMDRYTLSCFAYSLCKAGKCRDALDLIGVEEFVPDTVFYNRMISGLCEASLFEEAMDILHTMRSSSCIPNVVTYRILLSGCLRKGQLGRCKRILSMMITEGCYPNRVMFNSLVHAYCKSRDYSYAYKLFKKMIKCGCHPGYLVYNIFIGSICSNEEQPSSDILELAEKAYSEMLDSGVVLNKINVSNLARCLCGAGKFDQTFKIICEMMGKGFVPDDSTYSKVIGFLCDASKVEKAFLLFGEMKRNGIVPSVYTYTILIDSFCKAGLIQQARKWFGEMLSEGCTPNVVTYTALIHAYLKARKVSDADELFEMMSLEGCKPNVVTYTALIDGHCKAGQIEKACQIYARMRGDIDSSDMDKYFKLDHNNCVGPNVITYGALVDGLCKANRVKEARELLDTMSAHGCEPNQIVYDAVIDGLCKIGKLQDAQEVFAKMSERGYSPNLYTYSSLIDCLFKDNRLDLVLKVLSKMLENSCTPNVVIYTEMVDGLCKVGKTDEAYKLMLKMEEKGCNPNVVTYTAMIDGFGKLGKIEQCIELFRDMCSKGCAPNFITYRVLINHCCSSGFLDEAYILLDEMKQTYWPKHILSHRKIIEGFSQEFITSIGLLDELGENESVPVDSLYRILIDNYVKAGRLEVASNLLEEISSSPNLAVANKYLYTSLIENLSHASKVDRALQLYASMISKNVVPELSILVHIIKGLIKVDKWQEALQLSDSICQMDIRWIHEEATSIN from the coding sequence atGAGTATGAGAAGGAACAGAGAGTTCAAAACTCTTCTCTCTCGCTCTCACCAGTTCtctacttcttcttcttcttccccaCACACTCTCCACGGTTTGCATCATCCTAGCGACGCCACTTTTTCTCATAACACTCCCACAACACCAACCCCAACCCCTGATCATCATCATTTATCACAAGACTACGCATTCCTCCGCAACACTCTTCTCAGTTCCACTCCCCAACCAACCCTTTCTTCAGGTGAGTTCCCTAACGATGATGTTGTTTTGATATCAAATGCAATCAAAACTGGTTTAGAcatccaaaaaaatcaaatttttagaCACTTTCGTGGTAGGTTAAACGAGTCTTTGGTGGTTCAGGTGATGGATAATGTCAAGAATCATGACTTGTGTGTAAAGTTTTTCTTGTGGGCCGGTAGACAAATCGGTTACACTCACACTCCTCTTGTGTTTGATAAATTGCTTGAGTTATTGGGATGCAATGGCAATGGCAATGCCAATGGAAATGGCAATGATAGAGTGCCTTTAAAGTTTTTGATGGAAATAAGGGATGATGATAGGGAATTGCTTCGTAGGTTGCTTAATTTTTTAGTTCGTAAGTGTTGTCGAAATGGGTGGTGGAATATGGCTTTGGAAGAGTTGGGGAGGTTAAAGGATTTTGGGTACAAGCCTTCTCAAACTACTTATAATGCTTTGGTTCAAGTTTTTCTTAGAGCTGATAAGTTAGACACTGCTTATTTGGTTAAGAAGGAGATGTTGAATTATGGGTATGTTATGGATAGGTATACTCTTAGTTGTTTTGCTTATTCTCTATGTAAAGCTGGTAAGTGCAGGGATGCTCTTGATTTGATTGGGGTTGAGGAGTTTGTGCCTGATACAGTTTTTTATAATAGGATGATTTCTGGGTTATGTGAAGCTTCCCTTTTTGAAGAAGCAATGGATATCTTACATACAATGAGGTCTAGTTCTTGCATTCCCAATGTTGTCACTTATAGGATTTTGCTTTCTGGTTGTTTGAGAAAAGGACAGCTTGGAAGGTGCAAGAGAATTCTGAGTATGATGATTACAGAGGGGTGTTATCCGAATCGTGTGATGTTTAACTCTCTTGTACATGCTTATTGTAAATCAAGGGATTATTCTTATGCCTATAAGTTGTTTAAGAAAATGATAAAATGTGGGTGCCATCCAGGATATCTGGTTTATAATATATTCATTGGAAGTATATGTAGCAACGAGGAACAACCTAGCTCGGATATTTTAGAATTGGCAGAGAAAGCTTATAGTGAAATGCTTGATTCAGGGGTTGTATTAAATAAGATCAATGTCAGCAATTTGGCACGGTGTCTCTGTGGAGCTGGAAAATTTGACCAAACTTTTAAGATTATATGTGAAATGATGGGCAAGGGTTTTGTCCCTGATGATAGTACATATTCTAAAGTGATTGGCTTCCTTTGCGATGCCTCCAAGGTAGAGAAGGCGTTTTTGTTGTTCGGAGAAATGAAAAGGAATGGCATTGTTCCCAGCGTTTACACCTATACAATTTTAATTGACAGCTTTTGCAAAGCTGGTCTTATTCAACAGGCCCGCAAATGGTTTGGTGAAATGTTAAGCGAAGGTTGCACTCCCAATGTGGTGACTTATACTGCTCTTATTCACGCATACCTGAAAGCCAGGAAGGTGTCTGATGCAGATGAACTTTTTGAGATGATGTCGCTTGAAGGTTGCAAGCCTAATGTTGTTACGTATACAGCTTTAATTGACGGTCACTGTAAGGCTGGGCAGATTGAAAAAGCTTGCCAGATCTATGCCAGAATGCGAGGTGACATAGACTCCTCTGATATGGACAAATATTTTAAGCTAGATCACAACAACTGTGTAGGACCAAATGTTATTACATATGGGGCTTTGGTGGATGGTTTGTGCAAAGCAAATAGGGTTAAGGAGGCACGTGAATTATTGGATACCATGTCGGCTCATGGTTGTGAGCCTAACCAAATAGTGTACGATGCTGTTATTGATGGGCTTTGCAAGATTGGAAAGCTTCAAGATGCGCAAGAGGTGTTTGCAAAGATGTCAGAGCGTGGATACAGTCCAAATTTGTATACCTATAGCTCTTTAATTGATTGTCTGTTTAAAGATAATCGATTGGATCTTGTTTTGAAAGTGTTGTCGAAGATGCTAGAGAATTCTTGCACTCCAAATGTTGTTATTTACACAGAGATGGTTGATGGCCTCTGTAAAGTTGGAAAGACAGATGAAGCTTACAAACTCATGCTTAAGATGGAAGAAAAAGGTTGTAATCCAAATGTTGTAACTTATACTGCAATGATTGATGGATTTGGGAAATTAGGAAAAATTGAACAGTGCATTGAGCTCTTTAGAGATATGTGCTCAAAGGGCTGTGCTCCAAACTTTATAACCTATAGGGTTTTGATAAATCATTGTTGTTCCAGTGGCTTTCTTGATGAAGCTTATATACTCTtagatgaaatgaaacaaacaTATTGGCCAAAGCATATATTAAGTCACCGTAAAATTATCGAAGGCTTCAGCCAAGAGTTTATAACCTCAATCGGGCTTTTAGATGAGTTGGGTGAGAATGAATCAGTGCCTGTTGATTCTTTGTACAGAATTTTGATTGATAATTACGTCAAGGCGGGGAGACTGGAAGTTGCCTCGAATCTTCTTGAAGAGATTTCATCCTCTCCAA
- the LOC123923362 gene encoding pentatricopeptide repeat-containing protein At1g06710, mitochondrial isoform X2, which yields MDNVKNHDLCVKFFLWAGRQIGYTHTPLVFDKLLELLGCNGNGNANGNGNDRVPLKFLMEIRDDDRELLRRLLNFLVRKCCRNGWWNMALEELGRLKDFGYKPSQTTYNALVQVFLRADKLDTAYLVKKEMLNYGYVMDRYTLSCFAYSLCKAGKCRDALDLIGVEEFVPDTVFYNRMISGLCEASLFEEAMDILHTMRSSSCIPNVVTYRILLSGCLRKGQLGRCKRILSMMITEGCYPNRVMFNSLVHAYCKSRDYSYAYKLFKKMIKCGCHPGYLVYNIFIGSICSNEEQPSSDILELAEKAYSEMLDSGVVLNKINVSNLARCLCGAGKFDQTFKIICEMMGKGFVPDDSTYSKVIGFLCDASKVEKAFLLFGEMKRNGIVPSVYTYTILIDSFCKAGLIQQARKWFGEMLSEGCTPNVVTYTALIHAYLKARKVSDADELFEMMSLEGCKPNVVTYTALIDGHCKAGQIEKACQIYARMRGDIDSSDMDKYFKLDHNNCVGPNVITYGALVDGLCKANRVKEARELLDTMSAHGCEPNQIVYDAVIDGLCKIGKLQDAQEVFAKMSERGYSPNLYTYSSLIDCLFKDNRLDLVLKVLSKMLENSCTPNVVIYTEMVDGLCKVGKTDEAYKLMLKMEEKGCNPNVVTYTAMIDGFGKLGKIEQCIELFRDMCSKGCAPNFITYRVLINHCCSSGFLDEAYILLDEMKQTYWPKHILSHRKIIEGFSQEFITSIGLLDELGENESVPVDSLYRILIDNYVKAGRLEVASNLLEEISSSPNLAVANKYLYTSLIENLSHASKVDRALQLYASMISKNVVPELSILVHIIKGLIKVDKWQEALQLSDSICQMDIRWIHEEATSIN from the coding sequence ATGGATAATGTCAAGAATCATGACTTGTGTGTAAAGTTTTTCTTGTGGGCCGGTAGACAAATCGGTTACACTCACACTCCTCTTGTGTTTGATAAATTGCTTGAGTTATTGGGATGCAATGGCAATGGCAATGCCAATGGAAATGGCAATGATAGAGTGCCTTTAAAGTTTTTGATGGAAATAAGGGATGATGATAGGGAATTGCTTCGTAGGTTGCTTAATTTTTTAGTTCGTAAGTGTTGTCGAAATGGGTGGTGGAATATGGCTTTGGAAGAGTTGGGGAGGTTAAAGGATTTTGGGTACAAGCCTTCTCAAACTACTTATAATGCTTTGGTTCAAGTTTTTCTTAGAGCTGATAAGTTAGACACTGCTTATTTGGTTAAGAAGGAGATGTTGAATTATGGGTATGTTATGGATAGGTATACTCTTAGTTGTTTTGCTTATTCTCTATGTAAAGCTGGTAAGTGCAGGGATGCTCTTGATTTGATTGGGGTTGAGGAGTTTGTGCCTGATACAGTTTTTTATAATAGGATGATTTCTGGGTTATGTGAAGCTTCCCTTTTTGAAGAAGCAATGGATATCTTACATACAATGAGGTCTAGTTCTTGCATTCCCAATGTTGTCACTTATAGGATTTTGCTTTCTGGTTGTTTGAGAAAAGGACAGCTTGGAAGGTGCAAGAGAATTCTGAGTATGATGATTACAGAGGGGTGTTATCCGAATCGTGTGATGTTTAACTCTCTTGTACATGCTTATTGTAAATCAAGGGATTATTCTTATGCCTATAAGTTGTTTAAGAAAATGATAAAATGTGGGTGCCATCCAGGATATCTGGTTTATAATATATTCATTGGAAGTATATGTAGCAACGAGGAACAACCTAGCTCGGATATTTTAGAATTGGCAGAGAAAGCTTATAGTGAAATGCTTGATTCAGGGGTTGTATTAAATAAGATCAATGTCAGCAATTTGGCACGGTGTCTCTGTGGAGCTGGAAAATTTGACCAAACTTTTAAGATTATATGTGAAATGATGGGCAAGGGTTTTGTCCCTGATGATAGTACATATTCTAAAGTGATTGGCTTCCTTTGCGATGCCTCCAAGGTAGAGAAGGCGTTTTTGTTGTTCGGAGAAATGAAAAGGAATGGCATTGTTCCCAGCGTTTACACCTATACAATTTTAATTGACAGCTTTTGCAAAGCTGGTCTTATTCAACAGGCCCGCAAATGGTTTGGTGAAATGTTAAGCGAAGGTTGCACTCCCAATGTGGTGACTTATACTGCTCTTATTCACGCATACCTGAAAGCCAGGAAGGTGTCTGATGCAGATGAACTTTTTGAGATGATGTCGCTTGAAGGTTGCAAGCCTAATGTTGTTACGTATACAGCTTTAATTGACGGTCACTGTAAGGCTGGGCAGATTGAAAAAGCTTGCCAGATCTATGCCAGAATGCGAGGTGACATAGACTCCTCTGATATGGACAAATATTTTAAGCTAGATCACAACAACTGTGTAGGACCAAATGTTATTACATATGGGGCTTTGGTGGATGGTTTGTGCAAAGCAAATAGGGTTAAGGAGGCACGTGAATTATTGGATACCATGTCGGCTCATGGTTGTGAGCCTAACCAAATAGTGTACGATGCTGTTATTGATGGGCTTTGCAAGATTGGAAAGCTTCAAGATGCGCAAGAGGTGTTTGCAAAGATGTCAGAGCGTGGATACAGTCCAAATTTGTATACCTATAGCTCTTTAATTGATTGTCTGTTTAAAGATAATCGATTGGATCTTGTTTTGAAAGTGTTGTCGAAGATGCTAGAGAATTCTTGCACTCCAAATGTTGTTATTTACACAGAGATGGTTGATGGCCTCTGTAAAGTTGGAAAGACAGATGAAGCTTACAAACTCATGCTTAAGATGGAAGAAAAAGGTTGTAATCCAAATGTTGTAACTTATACTGCAATGATTGATGGATTTGGGAAATTAGGAAAAATTGAACAGTGCATTGAGCTCTTTAGAGATATGTGCTCAAAGGGCTGTGCTCCAAACTTTATAACCTATAGGGTTTTGATAAATCATTGTTGTTCCAGTGGCTTTCTTGATGAAGCTTATATACTCTtagatgaaatgaaacaaacaTATTGGCCAAAGCATATATTAAGTCACCGTAAAATTATCGAAGGCTTCAGCCAAGAGTTTATAACCTCAATCGGGCTTTTAGATGAGTTGGGTGAGAATGAATCAGTGCCTGTTGATTCTTTGTACAGAATTTTGATTGATAATTACGTCAAGGCGGGGAGACTGGAAGTTGCCTCGAATCTTCTTGAAGAGATTTCATCCTCTCCAA